A stretch of the Musa acuminata AAA Group cultivar baxijiao chromosome BXJ2-7, Cavendish_Baxijiao_AAA, whole genome shotgun sequence genome encodes the following:
- the LOC135617205 gene encoding uncharacterized protein LOC135617205: protein MDSRIGSLGLVLSASCFDTFDDWSSKVGDCDHTDTTLRLDSSSSHSLCTTNSKGIKRKREDIDVTRGLGKSLPALGLGDPLSFSYSNNKSSTIACTVFSEKQTVEELFMDYGLNVDLKLGNGNTTSPVKPAAATLGALETENKFDLELSLSVGPSESAMTSIDPVSSHHQNILDKPITVCLAATVDEGSTSSSWKCGNNLLPYLVTTEIGSRCLSSQMIHDNHCPVRLPDLSSTKIQMQKSPVASSSKDAQLCTTNKKLCQFPGCGKGARGASGLCIAHGGGRRCQKSGCQKGAEGRTIFCKSHGGGRRCEHLGCTKSAEGRTSCCIAHGGGRRCSHEGCTRAARGRSGLCIRHGGGKRCQKENCKKSAEGQSGLCISHGGGRRCKFPQCTKGAQGSTNLCKAHGGGKRCTHLGCTKGAEGSTLFCKGHGGGKRCAFLGGCSKSVHGGTLFCVAHGGGKRCAIHECTRSARGRTDFCVRHGGGKRCKSEGCGKAAQGSTDFCKAHGRGKRCTWGRPGSNLGAGDSPCDRLAGTKIGLCNEHTALVEDHCVHGGITMEAVTSQNPISSKPEKINGDCDGNLSLNVQNDRNIYLFPLSEGRVHGGNIMAMISDSGSDSEVTKLEHGMSCTVAHNWL, encoded by the coding sequence ATGGATAGCAGGATTGGGTCATTGGGCTTGGTTCTGAGTGCTTCATGTTTTGATACATTTGATGATTGGAGCAGTAAAGTGGGGGATTGTGATCACACTGACACCACTTTACGGCTTGATTCCTCGAGCTCCCACAGTCTTTGCACTACCAATTCCAAAGGAATAAAGAGGAAAAGAGAAGATATCGATGTAACTCGAGGTCTGGGCAAGTCTTTACCTGCCCTTGGACTAGGTGATCCATTGAGTTTCTCATATAGTAACAACAAGAGCTCCACAATTGCTTGCACAGTTTTTTCAGAAAAACAAACAGTCGAGGAGTTATTCATGGATTATGGCTTAAATGTTGATCTTAAACTTGGTAATGGGAATACAACAAGCCCCGTAAAACCTGCTGCTGCTACTTTAGGAGCATTGGAGACTGAAAATAAGTTTGACCTTGAGTTGAGTTTGTCAGTGGGGCCATCTGAATCTGCTATGACGAGCATAGACCCAGTCTCATCTCATCATCAGAATATATTGGATAAACCAATAACAGTTTGTCTGGCAGCAACAGTTGACGAAGGATCAACATCATCAAGTTGGAAATGTGGAAATAATTTATTGCCATATTTAGTTACTACGGAGATTGGTAGCCGGTGTCTTTCCAGCCAAATGATTCATGACAACCATTGTCCAGTTAGGCTACCAGATCTCTCATCAACCAAGATACAAATGCAGAAAAGCCCTGTTGCCTCCTCTTCTAAGGACGCTCAATTATGCACCACCAACAAAAAACTCTGCCAGTTTCCTGGATGTGGTAAAGGAGCCCGTGGTGCTTCTGGATTATGCATTGCTCATGGAGGAGGTCGGAGGTGCCAAAAATCAGGTTGTCAAAAGGGAGCTGAGGGCAGGACCATCTTCTGCAAATCCCATGGAGGTGGCCGACGCTGCGAACATCTTGGTTGCACCAAAAGTGCTGAAGGCCGCACCAGCTGTTGCATTGCTCATGGTGGTGGTCGTCGTTGCAGCCACGAGGGCTGCACTCGAGCTGCAAGGGGGAGATCTGGTCTTTGTATAAGGCATGGTGGCGGCAAGAGGTGCCAGAAAGAGAATtgtaaaaaaagcgcagaaggtcAATCTGGCCTCTGCATCTCTCATGGGGGTGGTCGCCGGTGCAAATTTCCTCAATGTACAAAGGGTGCACAGGGCAGCACAAATTTGTGCAAGGCTCATGGTGGGGGCAAAAGGTGCACACACTTGGGTTGTACAAAGGGGGCTGAAGGGAGCACACTCTTCTGCAAGGGGCATGGTGGAGGAAAGCGCTGTGCATTCCTGGGTGGTTGCTCAAAGAGTGTGCATGGCGGTACACTGTTCTGTGTTGCTCATGGTGGGGGAAAGAGATGTGCTATACACGAGTGCACTAGAAGCGCGAGAGGCCGGACAGATTTCTGCGTTCGACATGGAGGGGGGAAGAGATGCAAGTCGGAGGGTTGCGGAAAGGCTGCTCAGGGGAGCACTGATTTCTGCAAGGCACATGGCAGAGGGAAGCGTTGCACATGGGGCCGGCCTGGGTCAAATTTAGGTGCTGGTGATAGCCCATGTGACCGCTTGGCTGGGACGAAGATTGGCCTCTGCAACGAACACACTGCCCTTGTGGAAGACCATTGTGTTCATGGTGGGATTACAATGGAAGCAGTCACTTCCCAGAACCCAATCTCAAGCAAACCAGAGAAAATAAATGGTGATTGTGATGGGAATTTGTCCCTGAATGTGCAGAATGATCGGAACATCTATCTGTTTCCTCTTTCCGAAGGTAGGGTGCATGGTGGAAATATTATGGCAATGATATCTGACTCTGGAAGCGATTCTGAGGTTACTAAACTAGAGCATGGGATGTCTTGTACTGTGGCTCACAACTGGCTGTGA